AAACAGGAAGCGGCGAGCTTGCTCTGCGTCGGCTTGAACCAGGACGCAATCGGTCTACCGCTTCCCCGCTCTCAGGTCCGGCCAGACCTGAGAACACAAACAACATACACGTACAAAACGAACATACAAGGACGCGGAGGACGCGGAGGGAAAAAGTGCAGAATGAAGAAAGATAGTGGCAGTTTTTTTCAATGGGTAGTTCTATCTATCATGGCCGGCACAATCTGGCATGATCATCGGCATGCGGAAGCATAAGTCTTCGAAGCGCAGTTTACGTCCATCTCTCCTGCTGCCGGTACTTCTGCTGGCGGCGGGCGGGTTTGCCATCGGCCAGGACGGCGTCGATGACGCCACGCTCTCGGCTGGCAGTTTCACCATCAGGCGCTTCGACCGCCAGGCCTTCTCCGAACCGGCGCCGGTGCTGACGCTCAAACAGCGCCAGACCTTCATGGTCGGCCGCAACGTGTTCAATCGGCAATGGGCCGCGATCACTTCGCTGAACGGCGACTGGGGATTGGGCCCGACCTTCATCGCCGATCGCTGCAGCGCCTGCCACGTCAATACCGGTCGCGGCAGCCCGCCGGCCTCTTCCGACGAACAACTGCTGTCGATGCTGGTGCGCCTTAGCATTCCCGGCACGGACAAGCACGGTGGGCCGAAGCCGCATCCCGACTACGGCGACCAGTTCCAGAACCGTTCGATGGACGGCCGCAACGTGGACCTGGCTTATTCCGGCGCGCCGGTTCCCAACGAAGCGGACCTGTTCCTCAACTGGGAAGAACAAACGGTGGCGTTCGCCGACGGCGAGACGGTGACGCTGCGCAAGTCGAAGCTGCGCGTGGAGAATCTGAAGTTCGGCGAGCTTGGAAACGACACCATGATGTCGCTGCGCATGGCGCAACCGCTGGTGGGCATCGGATTTCTCGAAGCTGTTTCGGAAGAAACCATCCTCTCCATCGCGGAGAAACAGCGGGCGCAGAATGTCAACGGCCGGCCGAATCGCGTCTGGGATGCGGCGAGCAAGCGCACGGCTCTCGGCCGCTTCGGCTGGAAAGCCAATGTGCCGAGCCTGAAACAGCAGATTGCCGCCGCGGCGCTCGGTGACATGGGCGTGAACTCGAACCTGTTTTCCGAGCAGAACTGCCCGCCGATACAGACTGTCTGCGCCAAACAACTGCCGGGAAATTTTCCCGAGATCATCGACCACGAAATCGATGCGCTCGAACTCTGGCTGCAAGGTCTCGCCGTGCCCGCGCGCCGCGATGTGAACGATTCTGAGGTGAGACGCGGCGCCGCGCTGTTCTCATCGGCGCAATGCGCGGTATGTCATGTCCCCGAGATGAAGACCGGCAGCTTTCCAAAGCTGCCGCAATTGTCCGGCCTGCTGTTTCACGCCTACACCGATCTGTTGCTGCACGACATGGGCGAAGGGCTCGCCGACGGCAGGCCGGACTTTCAGGCGGGGCCGCGCGACTGGCGCACGCCGCCGCTGTGGGGACTGGGTCTTTCCGCCATCGTGACGGGCGGCACCGCATTGTTGCACGACGGGCGCGCGCGCAATGTCGGCGAAGCGATACTATGGCACGGCGGCGAAGCCGAAGCGGCGCGCGAAACATTCCGCAACATGTCGAAGGCCGATCGTGCCGCACTGGCCAGGTTTGTCGAGTCGATCTGAGTAGTCGCCGATCCCGTCCGCGATCGGAATCACCGAAACCTGATTGTCGTTATTCGACGACGCCGCAAATCTCACACTTTGATAGGTTTGACGCAGGCGCGTCGCGCCGAACCGCTTTCCTTTTCCTCCGCCAGGCGCTATATAGGTGAATGACAATTCGGGGCCGTCGCCGGACGTGGCTCGATGTCCCGCGTCGAAGGCAGCCATGTTTCCCGGCACTCCGGCTGGCAACAGCACTAGGGGGGAGGAAAAATGAAACGCTTCGCCATCATCGCTGCAGCATTGGCGGTCAGCAATGGCATTGCGGCGGCCGCGGCGACCGACCGCCCAGATGCGGCCAGGCCGGTCGTTGTCGCGCAAGCCGACAAACCCGTTGCCGCTGCCGGATCCAATGCCGCCACTGGATCCAATACCCCTGCGCTACGCGACAATCCCGGCTTCTATCTTGGTGAAGCCGGACTCAATCCCTCTGAACGCGCGGGCCGCGAGATCTGGTACAAGGCGACCGCCGGGAACAGCCGCTTCCACACCTACACGTTTCAGCAGCGCATCGGCGTGCTCATCGACTGGTATCGCGTGCTCAACGCGAACGAGCGCGACGACCGGCTGCGCGCCTGGGGAATCATCAACGATCCGGGATGCTGCACGCCCGGCAGCAAGGGATGTCCCGCGAAGACCCTGGAAGAAACCTACGGGCTCGACTGGTGCCCCGGCGACCAGGAACTTCTGAAGTTCGTCGGCCGTGACGGTTATCGCGATCCCGCATGCGATTTCTCGGATGCGCCGGTCGATGCGAGCGACTTGCATCACAAGGCCAAAGACCAGCGCCAGTCATCCTGCGATCTCGCGTTCGGCACTTCCACCGGCGCGCTCGGACTGCGCAAGTTTCCCAATCCGCGTTTCGACAGGGAGCGCTGGATCAAGCTCAACGGCAGCCAGGCGAACTGGGAGGGGTTTCGCGGCAAGCTCGCCAAGGACCCGAAGAATTCGGACAGCAAGATGAGCCGCTTGGCCGACGGTTCTGTCGAACCGCCTTTCCTGATCGGCATGTCCTGCGGTGCCTGCCACATCGCCTTCGATCCGCTGCGCCCGCCGAAGGATCCGTCGCATCCCGAATGGAAGAACATCAAGGGCGCGATCGGCAACCAGTACACGCGCATGTCGGAGATTCTCGGCTCAGGCATGCCGACCTCGAGCATCGAGTTCCAGGTGTTCGCGCATGCCCGGCCCGGGACGACCGACACTTCCGCCGTGCCCACGGATCAGGTCAACAATCCCGGCACCATGAACGCCATCATCAACGTCGACCGCCGTCCCACCTTCGCCGGCGAGAAAGTCGACAAGTGGCGCAAGGCGGCGGCCTGCGAAAAAGGCGCACCGGAGAGCCAGTGCTGGTGCGAACCCGGCCGCGAGGGCAAGTGCTGGCAGCGCAGCGTGAAGGAAGAAACCGTGCATCACATCCTCAAGGGCGGCGAGGATTCGATCGGAGCGCTCGAAGCCATCCAGCGCGTCTACTTCAACATCGGCTCGTGTTCAGAGCAATGCTGGGTGAATCATCTGACCGACCTGCGCCAGGCCGATCCGCAGTCGCGCAACTTCGGCCAGACGCCTTTCAACATCGGCCAGTGCCGGCGCGATTGCAGCAACTTCCGCGCGATCGAAGACAGGCTTGCCAACATTCTCGCCTTCCTCACCTCCAAAGAAACGGACGCTACGGACCTCGCGGTAGCGAGGGAGAACCAGCGTCGCGAGAGGAATCCGAAGGCCGTCTACTCGCAAGCCGATCTGGAGCGCGACCTCGACCGGCAGTTCGCGCCGGGCAGCGTCGCATCGGGGCGGGAAGTGTTCGCCGCCAACTGCGCACGCTGTCATTCGAGCCTCCCCGAAGCGACCGGCGGTCCGTTCAAAAACCGCGACTTCCGCGCGCCGGAGCCGAACCACGCGCGCGGGCTGCGCGCCGACTGGATGGGCAACGACCAGGCCACGCTGTCTTCCGAAGTCAAGACTTTCCGCTGCCGCGCGTTGCACTCCAACCACATGGCCGGCCATGTCTGGCAGGAATACGGTTCGGAGACGCTGCGCGCACGCACACCGGATCCGTCCCTGAAAGAGCCGCACGACGGCGGCCGCGGTTACTACCGCAACATCTCGCTGCTGTCGCTATGGGCGCACGCGCCGTTCCTGCATAACAATGCACTGGGTCCCGAGATCTGCGGCAATCCCGGGAACAAGGCGAATGACTTTTATCGTTCGTCTTACGTCGGCGCCGACCACAAATTGTTGAGCGCCGACAAGGCGCCCGCCTGCTGGGCCTACGATCCCAGCGTGGACGGCCGCTTCAAGCTGTATGTCGCCTCGATGGAAGACCTGCTGAACCCGGGCAAGCGCATCCCGAAAATCACCAAGTTCAGCGAGGACGTGCCGATCAGCCTAGGCCCGCGGCTCTGGGACGGCACCGAGGAAAAACAAGTGGTCGGCTTCACGCTGACCTTGCCGGCCGGCACCAATGCTGGCGCGCTCGGCGATTTCCAGCACAAGCAGTTCATGAACGATCTTGTGGCCGCCAAGCTGAGGCCCGCCGCGCTGCAGGAGAAATTGGGCAAGCGCCTTGGTGAAGCCGAGGGCAAGAAAATGGTCGAGGAATTGCAATCACTGAGCGCGGAAGTGCTCAAGGATCCGCAGCAACTGATCACGGCGGTGAAAAAGCGGCCGATGCTGCTCGAGGCTTACAGCTCCTGCCTTGCGGACGTCGAGAACGACGGCCATCCGTTCGGCGAGGGTTTGTCCGACAAGGAAAAGAAGGCCTTGATCGCCTTCCTCGCCACGATTTGACGACCCCGGGGGCCACAATGAACAAAAAAAGCATTCTTACCGGACTGATGTTCGCGCTGGCGCTGATGCTGGGCGGCTGCGACTTCGTCGGCAGCCTGTTTCATCCCGCACCGGTCATCAAGTTTGCCCCGTATGGACCCGACTATCAGGCCAAGCCGGATTTCGCGCAGATCGAGTACGAGTTTCCGCTGACGCCGGCGGAACTGAAGAAGCTCGATGCGGACAACCTGAAGAGTTACGACCAGGAGCAGATCGATCAGATCTATGCACGGCTCAGCGCCGGTCCCATACCGGACGGCGCATTCGACGGCGGGTTGTTTTTTCCGAAAGGCGTGAGCGGCGACCGGCGCATCGCCGAAATCGTCGGCGGGCTGCCCGGACTTGCGGTCGACCTGAAGGTGCAGAAGATCGAGGTCATCGGCAAGACGCTGTGGAAGGGCAAGGTTTTCTATCGCGATCAGCGCGTGCTGCGCAATCGTATCAACGATTTGACCCTGCTCAAGCCGCTCATCGACGGCGACCTGTCCACCATTCCCAAGATCACGGTGGCCGGCCGCGACCAGTGGCTGATGTTTCCGGCGAAGCTGTATTGCGGGCAGAGCCTGCTCGACTCGCGGCGCGAATCGGTGATCATCGATTATTTCTTCACCGACGAAATATCCGGTTACCGCGAGCGGCCGGACTATCTTGCCGGGCGCCGCGGCTTCCAGGTGCGCGATGAGATCCGCATGGTGCGGCCCGGCTTCTATCTCGGCCGCGCCTACATCGGCAAGATCTTCCTGCTCAACTTTACCCTCTACAACAAGGAAATCGCCGATCGCGACGGTGAAGGATTCATGAAGACCGGCCAGGTGCAGGAAGACTGCTGGTCGGGCACGCCGCGGCGGGTGGCGCTGACCGCATCGAAGTGAGCCGGATTCGCGGTGTCCCGTCATGACGCAAACAAGGCATGAGGATCCTGGCAGCGGTCGGCATGGCCTGCATGTTTGTTACTGCGTGCGGCATGGCTGAGCACGCACCGGTTGCGGGTGGGGATAACCTTCCGCACTGGGCGGTGGATCCGGGCAGGCCGGGACGCGACATTCCCGCAGCGGGGCGCTCGCTGTTCGATTTTGCCGTGGCCGGCCGCATCGATGGCAAGCCGGCTTACGACGTTCCGTTGTCTTTCGACGAGCTCGTCCGGCGCCTGGA
This portion of the Betaproteobacteria bacterium genome encodes:
- a CDS encoding cytochrome c is translated as MWYKATAGNSRFHTYTFQQRIGVLIDWYRVLNANERDDRLRAWGIINDPGCCTPGSKGCPAKTLEETYGLDWCPGDQELLKFVGRDGYRDPACDFSDAPVDASDLHHKAKDQRQSSCDLAFGTSTGALGLRKFPNPRFDRERWIKLNGSQANWEGFRGKLAKDPKNSDSKMSRLADGSVEPPFLIGMSCGACHIAFDPLRPPKDPSHPEWKNIKGAIGNQYTRMSEILGSGMPTSSIEFQVFAHARPGTTDTSAVPTDQVNNPGTMNAIINVDRRPTFAGEKVDKWRKAAACEKGAPESQCWCEPGREGKCWQRSVKEETVHHILKGGEDSIGALEAIQRVYFNIGSCSEQCWVNHLTDLRQADPQSRNFGQTPFNIGQCRRDCSNFRAIEDRLANILAFLTSKETDATDLAVARENQRRERNPKAVYSQADLERDLDRQFAPGSVASGREVFAANCARCHSSLPEATGGPFKNRDFRAPEPNHARGLRADWMGNDQATLSSEVKTFRCRALHSNHMAGHVWQEYGSETLRARTPDPSLKEPHDGGRGYYRNISLLSLWAHAPFLHNNALGPEICGNPGNKANDFYRSSYVGADHKLLSADKAPACWAYDPSVDGRFKLYVASMEDLLNPGKRIPKITKFSEDVPISLGPRLWDGTEEKQVVGFTLTLPAGTNAGALGDFQHKQFMNDLVAAKLRPAALQEKLGKRLGEAEGKKMVEELQSLSAEVLKDPQQLITAVKKRPMLLEAYSSCLADVENDGHPFGEGLSDKEKKALIAFLATI
- a CDS encoding c-type cytochrome; the protein is MRKHKSSKRSLRPSLLLPVLLLAAGGFAIGQDGVDDATLSAGSFTIRRFDRQAFSEPAPVLTLKQRQTFMVGRNVFNRQWAAITSLNGDWGLGPTFIADRCSACHVNTGRGSPPASSDEQLLSMLVRLSIPGTDKHGGPKPHPDYGDQFQNRSMDGRNVDLAYSGAPVPNEADLFLNWEEQTVAFADGETVTLRKSKLRVENLKFGELGNDTMMSLRMAQPLVGIGFLEAVSEETILSIAEKQRAQNVNGRPNRVWDAASKRTALGRFGWKANVPSLKQQIAAAALGDMGVNSNLFSEQNCPPIQTVCAKQLPGNFPEIIDHEIDALELWLQGLAVPARRDVNDSEVRRGAALFSSAQCAVCHVPEMKTGSFPKLPQLSGLLFHAYTDLLLHDMGEGLADGRPDFQAGPRDWRTPPLWGLGLSAIVTGGTALLHDGRARNVGEAILWHGGEAEAARETFRNMSKADRAALARFVESI